In Calidithermus timidus DSM 17022, the following are encoded in one genomic region:
- a CDS encoding bifunctional 3-deoxy-7-phosphoheptulonate synthase/chorismate mutase, with the protein MDQRIQDLREEVDRINRQLLALLSERGKLVAEIGRVQTELGIPHYDPKREEEMLAYLSAENPGPFPSETIRRLFKEIFRASLDLEERQDQQKFLYSRKLKPEDTKVQVGEVVFGQGKHLIAGPCSIESEEQLMATARFLAERGVRVLRGGAYKPRTSPYGFQGMGKPALELGRKAADAYGMVFVTEVMDTRDVELVAHYADILQVGTRNAHNFALLKEVGKASKPVLLKRGFAQTIEEWFYAAEYILSQGNGQVILCERGIRTYEKWTRNTLDLSAAVLAKQETHLPVVVDVTHAAGRRDLLAPLARAALAAGLDGVHVEVHPNPKVALSDNEQQLDFAQFDEFLTAIGDLMPQPVAR; encoded by the coding sequence ATGGATCAGCGCATACAGGACCTCCGTGAGGAAGTGGACCGGATCAACCGGCAACTCCTGGCCTTGCTCTCCGAACGCGGAAAGCTGGTGGCCGAGATCGGGCGGGTGCAGACCGAGCTGGGCATCCCGCACTACGACCCTAAGCGCGAGGAGGAGATGCTGGCCTACCTCAGCGCCGAGAACCCCGGCCCCTTTCCCTCCGAGACGATCCGGCGGCTGTTCAAGGAGATCTTCAGGGCCTCGCTGGACCTCGAGGAGCGCCAAGACCAACAGAAGTTTCTCTATTCACGCAAGCTAAAGCCCGAAGATACCAAGGTGCAGGTAGGTGAGGTGGTCTTCGGCCAGGGTAAGCACCTCATCGCCGGGCCCTGCTCGATCGAATCCGAGGAACAACTGATGGCAACCGCCCGTTTCCTGGCCGAACGCGGCGTTAGGGTACTGCGCGGAGGGGCTTACAAACCGCGCACCTCTCCTTACGGCTTCCAGGGCATGGGGAAGCCCGCGCTCGAGCTCGGGCGCAAAGCCGCCGACGCTTACGGGATGGTCTTCGTGACCGAGGTGATGGACACCCGCGACGTGGAGCTGGTGGCCCACTACGCCGACATCCTCCAGGTGGGCACCCGCAACGCCCACAACTTCGCCCTGCTCAAGGAGGTGGGCAAGGCCAGTAAGCCGGTGCTGCTCAAGCGTGGCTTCGCCCAGACCATCGAGGAGTGGTTCTACGCTGCCGAATACATCCTCTCGCAGGGCAACGGGCAGGTGATCTTGTGCGAGCGTGGCATCCGCACTTACGAGAAGTGGACCCGCAACACCCTCGACCTCTCCGCCGCCGTCCTCGCCAAACAGGAGACCCACCTGCCGGTAGTGGTGGACGTAACCCATGCCGCCGGACGGCGTGACCTGCTGGCCCCGCTGGCCCGTGCCGCTCTGGCCGCCGGCCTCGACGGCGTCCACGTGGAAGTGCACCCCAACCCCAAAGTGGCCCTCTCCGACAACGAGCAGCAGCTCGACTTCGCCCAGTTCGATGAGTTTCTCACCGCCATTGGTGACCTGATGCCCCAGCCGGTGGCGCGGTAG
- a CDS encoding 4Fe-4S dicluster domain-containing protein, giving the protein MGLLENLLGAFLKLTDPTPEFHRSRCLLEKNSVGGCDRCQAVCPHQAIDLSNFTVEIDEALCTSCGLCTQVCPGTALEFPLGPLQEALHRGKGQVRCSQAHGAGEEVRCLGQLTPGLLAEAGSRLGKLTLAHGNCAQCRIGGEGVLRQVQWATEEARKFYPGLEVSLTLDKLPGSPVGRREFFGAMLGGARRSAAELVPQLPIPLEEEAPELPAELRLRLLAARRAEEVRWPKINVAEGCTLCPVCTNVCPTHAVERQREVVEGLSDEYVLKLDVAACTGCGACVSSCPPQVITLTQASKEEVLGEKLELYRGTPPWYDL; this is encoded by the coding sequence ATGGGCCTGCTCGAAAACCTCCTGGGGGCCTTCCTCAAACTCACCGATCCCACCCCCGAGTTCCACCGCTCGAGGTGCCTGCTGGAGAAGAACTCGGTAGGCGGCTGCGATCGGTGCCAGGCGGTATGCCCCCACCAGGCCATCGACCTCTCCAACTTCACCGTCGAAATCGACGAGGCGCTGTGTACGAGTTGCGGGCTGTGCACGCAGGTATGCCCAGGGACAGCGCTGGAATTCCCGCTGGGTCCGCTGCAAGAAGCCCTGCACCGGGGCAAGGGCCAGGTGCGCTGCTCACAGGCCCACGGTGCTGGGGAGGAGGTGCGTTGCCTGGGGCAGCTCACGCCGGGCCTCCTGGCCGAGGCGGGCAGCCGCCTGGGGAAGCTCACGCTGGCCCATGGCAACTGCGCGCAGTGCAGGATCGGCGGGGAGGGTGTGCTGCGCCAGGTGCAGTGGGCTACCGAGGAGGCCCGCAAGTTCTATCCGGGCCTCGAGGTCAGCCTCACCCTCGACAAGCTGCCAGGCTCACCCGTAGGCCGCCGCGAGTTCTTCGGGGCCATGCTCGGCGGGGCCAGACGCAGCGCCGCCGAGCTGGTACCGCAGTTGCCCATCCCCCTGGAGGAAGAAGCCCCCGAACTGCCCGCCGAGCTGCGCCTGCGGCTGCTCGCCGCACGACGGGCCGAGGAAGTGCGCTGGCCTAAAATTAACGTGGCCGAAGGCTGCACACTATGCCCGGTCTGCACCAATGTTTGTCCCACTCACGCGGTCGAGCGTCAGCGCGAGGTGGTCGAGGGCCTCAGCGACGAATACGTGCTCAAGCTCGACGTGGCGGCCTGCACCGGCTGCGGCGCCTGCGTGAGCAGTTGCCCGCCGCAGGTGATCACCCTGACGCAGGCGAGCAAGGAAGAGGTGCTGGGAGAGAAGCTCGAGCTCTACCGGGGTACGCCCCCTTGGTACGACCTGTAA
- the ribH gene encoding 6,7-dimethyl-8-ribityllumazine synthase, protein MRVNEGKLIGTGMRFGIVVARWNDLITRRLLDGAVGALKAHDVAEEDLEVAWVPGSFEVPLLAREMARSGRFDAVIALGCLIRGATDHYALIAASVTSAIQQAMLETGVPIAFGVLTTDTIEQAVERAGTKAGNKGAEAALAALELANLMKLYR, encoded by the coding sequence ATGAGGGTCAACGAGGGCAAGCTGATCGGCACGGGGATGCGCTTTGGCATCGTGGTCGCGCGCTGGAACGACCTCATCACCCGCCGACTACTGGACGGAGCGGTGGGTGCCTTGAAGGCCCACGATGTGGCAGAGGAGGACCTCGAGGTCGCTTGGGTCCCCGGTTCCTTCGAGGTGCCCCTCCTAGCGCGCGAGATGGCCCGGAGCGGGCGCTTTGACGCGGTGATCGCCCTCGGCTGTCTGATCCGCGGGGCCACCGACCACTACGCCCTGATCGCGGCCAGCGTCACCAGCGCGATCCAGCAGGCGATGCTCGAGACGGGGGTGCCCATCGCCTTTGGGGTGCTCACCACCGACACCATCGAGCAGGCCGTCGAGCGGGCAGGCACCAAGGCGGGCAACAAGGGTGCGGAGGCCGCGTTGGCCGCGCTCGAGCTCGCGAACCTGATGAAGCTCTACCGTTGA
- a CDS encoding bifunctional 3,4-dihydroxy-2-butanone-4-phosphate synthase/GTP cyclohydrolase II translates to MSPLASIPEIVAEVRRGRPVLMVDDEGRENEGDFVVAAEHATPEVINLMIREGRGLVCLALTAERARALGLEPMVAHNTDPNGTAFTVSVDHLSCGTGISAFDRAATIRACLDPATRPGDLRRPGHVFPLVARAGGVLRRAGHTEAAVDLARLAGLEPAGVICEVVAEDGHMARLPQLLELAGRLGLKVGTIRDLIAYRRRSETFVQCEAQTLLPTPYGLCRLLGFLDTLDGGEHLAMVMGEVGDGKPPLVRVHSECLTGDALHSLRCDCGAQLDAALRAIAREGRGVLVYLRQEGRGIGLLNKLRAYALQDLGADTVEANERLGFAPDLRDYGVGAQILRELGVSRLRLLSNNPRKAADLAAFGLEVVETVPLLAGHNPHNRRYLEAKRLRLGHRLEFRGAEGLP, encoded by the coding sequence ATGAGCCCTCTCGCCTCGATCCCGGAGATCGTCGCCGAGGTGCGGCGTGGCCGCCCGGTGCTGATGGTAGATGACGAGGGGCGCGAGAACGAGGGGGACTTCGTGGTCGCCGCCGAGCACGCCACGCCGGAGGTGATCAACCTGATGATCCGGGAGGGGCGGGGCCTGGTCTGCCTTGCCCTCACCGCCGAGCGCGCCAGAGCGCTGGGCCTGGAGCCGATGGTCGCGCACAACACCGACCCCAACGGCACTGCCTTCACCGTATCGGTGGACCACCTCTCCTGTGGCACCGGGATCAGCGCCTTCGACCGTGCGGCCACCATCCGCGCCTGCCTCGACCCGGCCACGCGCCCCGGCGACCTGCGCCGACCGGGGCACGTCTTTCCCCTCGTGGCCCGCGCCGGTGGGGTGCTGCGCCGCGCCGGCCACACCGAGGCGGCGGTGGACCTCGCGCGCCTGGCCGGTCTCGAGCCGGCAGGGGTGATCTGCGAGGTCGTGGCCGAGGACGGCCACATGGCCCGGCTGCCGCAACTGCTCGAGCTCGCAGGACGGCTGGGGCTCAAGGTCGGCACGATCCGCGACCTCATCGCCTACCGTCGGCGTAGCGAGACCTTCGTTCAATGTGAGGCCCAGACCCTCCTTCCCACCCCTTACGGCCTCTGCCGGCTGCTGGGTTTCCTGGACACGCTGGATGGCGGCGAGCACCTCGCCATGGTCATGGGTGAGGTGGGCGATGGGAAGCCGCCGCTGGTGCGCGTACACAGCGAGTGTCTTACCGGCGACGCCCTGCATTCGCTGCGCTGTGACTGTGGCGCGCAGCTCGACGCCGCCCTGCGGGCCATCGCACGGGAAGGCCGGGGCGTGCTGGTGTACCTGCGTCAGGAGGGGCGCGGCATCGGGTTGTTGAACAAGCTTCGGGCCTACGCGCTGCAAGACCTTGGGGCCGACACCGTGGAGGCCAACGAGCGCCTGGGCTTCGCGCCAGACCTGCGCGATTACGGCGTGGGCGCCCAGATCTTGCGCGAGCTGGGGGTGAGCCGCTTGCGGCTTTTGAGCAATAACCCGCGAAAAGCGGCGGACCTGGCCGCCTTCGGACTGGAGGTGGTGGAAACCGTGCCGCTGCTGGCCGGCCACAACCCGCACAACCGGAGGTATCTGGAGGCTAAGCGGCTCAGGCTCGGGCACCGCCTGGAGTTCAGGGGTGCGGAGGGGTTGCCATGA
- a CDS encoding riboflavin synthase translates to MFTGIVEEVGRVLAVREEGGNRVVTIGASKVLEGMRVGDSVACSGACLTVMAFDQEGFSVALSQETVAKTAPRWEVGSRLNLERAMRADGRFGGHLVSGHVDGTGTVVAVSPQPGAWVVEVEAPPALRPYLVPKGSVSVDGVSLTVVEVRGGVFSLWLIPHTLEVTTLAELAPGAVVNLEADLLAKYVERILQTREVLR, encoded by the coding sequence ATGTTTACAGGGATTGTTGAAGAGGTGGGCCGGGTGCTGGCGGTCCGCGAAGAGGGGGGAAACCGGGTCGTCACCATCGGGGCGAGCAAGGTTTTAGAGGGCATGCGCGTGGGGGACTCGGTTGCCTGCAGCGGGGCCTGCCTCACGGTGATGGCCTTCGACCAGGAGGGCTTCAGCGTGGCCCTCTCGCAGGAGACCGTGGCCAAGACCGCGCCGCGCTGGGAGGTGGGCTCGCGCCTCAACCTCGAGCGGGCCATGCGGGCGGATGGACGCTTTGGCGGTCACCTGGTCAGCGGGCACGTCGATGGCACCGGCACCGTGGTGGCCGTGTCGCCGCAGCCGGGGGCCTGGGTGGTCGAGGTCGAGGCCCCACCCGCGCTCAGGCCCTACCTCGTTCCGAAGGGGTCGGTGAGCGTGGATGGGGTTTCGCTCACCGTGGTGGAGGTGCGTGGCGGGGTTTTTTCGCTCTGGCTCATCCCGCACACCCTCGAGGTCACCACCCTGGCCGAACTCGCGCCGGGTGCGGTGGTCAACCTCGAGGCCGACCTGCTGGCGAAGTACGTCGAGCGCATCCTGCAGACGCGGGAGGTCCTCCGATGA
- the ribD gene encoding bifunctional diaminohydroxyphosphoribosylaminopyrimidine deaminase/5-amino-6-(5-phosphoribosylamino)uracil reductase RibD — MFMRQALDLAARGMGRTSPNPPVGCVLVREGQVVGAGFHPRAGEPHAEVVALRQAGERARGATAYVTLEPCAHHGRTPPCAQALIEAGVSRVVVAALDPNPLVNGRGLEQLAQAGVAVTTGLLREEAERQQEVFRHWITRREPFVVFKSALTLDGKTATSTGDARWVSTEAARERVHVLRDELDAVVVGVGTVLADDPELTCRLPSPAVPSRVPRDPVKVVFDSLARTPPQARLFRAGPRGEAARVLILTTDRAEGRRVEALRRAGAEVVALEAGPEGRVSLASALELLAARGLIGLLLEGGSRLAGGFFDAGKVRKVVAFIAPKLVGGGGPTPVAGAGVARMADAVRLERVRVEQLGEGVMIEGYVPWLERGEDDVYRDC, encoded by the coding sequence ATGTTCATGCGCCAGGCCCTTGACCTTGCCGCCCGGGGGATGGGGCGCACCAGCCCCAATCCCCCGGTGGGTTGCGTCCTCGTTCGCGAAGGGCAGGTCGTCGGCGCGGGCTTTCACCCGCGCGCCGGGGAGCCCCACGCCGAGGTGGTGGCCCTCCGCCAGGCGGGGGAGCGGGCCAGGGGGGCGACGGCTTACGTCACCCTCGAGCCCTGCGCCCACCACGGGCGCACCCCACCTTGCGCGCAGGCGCTGATCGAGGCCGGGGTCTCCCGCGTGGTGGTGGCGGCTCTAGACCCCAACCCCCTGGTGAACGGACGTGGGCTCGAGCAGCTCGCCCAAGCGGGGGTGGCGGTGACGACGGGGCTCCTGCGGGAGGAAGCCGAGCGGCAGCAGGAGGTCTTTCGCCACTGGATCACCCGCCGCGAGCCCTTCGTCGTCTTCAAGAGCGCGCTGACGCTGGATGGAAAGACCGCCACCTCGACCGGCGACGCCCGCTGGGTGAGCACGGAGGCGGCCAGGGAGCGGGTTCACGTGCTGCGTGACGAGCTCGATGCGGTGGTGGTGGGGGTGGGCACGGTGTTGGCCGACGACCCCGAACTCACCTGCCGCCTGCCCTCACCCGCCGTCCCCTCGCGCGTACCGCGCGACCCGGTGAAGGTGGTGTTCGACTCCTTAGCCCGAACGCCGCCCCAGGCCCGGCTGTTTCGGGCGGGGCCGCGTGGGGAAGCTGCGCGGGTGCTGATCCTGACGACCGACCGGGCCGAGGGCCGGCGGGTGGAGGCGTTGCGCCGGGCCGGCGCCGAGGTGGTGGCGCTGGAGGCGGGTCCGGAGGGGCGGGTCAGCCTGGCCTCCGCGCTGGAGTTGCTGGCAGCGCGGGGCCTGATTGGGCTTCTGCTCGAGGGCGGCTCGAGGCTGGCCGGTGGCTTCTTCGACGCGGGCAAGGTGCGGAAGGTCGTGGCCTTCATAGCCCCCAAGCTCGTGGGGGGCGGGGGCCCTACGCCCGTCGCCGGGGCCGGTGTCGCGCGGATGGCCGACGCCGTGCGGCTGGAGCGGGTGCGGGTGGAGCAGCTTGGAGAAGGCGTGATGATCGAGGGCTACGTCCCTTGGCTCGAGCGGGGAGAGGACGATGTTTACAGGGATTGTTGA
- a CDS encoding response regulator: MDIGQSHVAIVITPSATVRALLEMVLEQEGFKAIFFTTPHEALSLLRESVPSLLILDEGLKPDAFSVSGRLKMSRRLREVPILILVSEQDDRTRITAELSRVDHVIPKPFEGRQLRSLLRSLLRSNTTQEAASG; this comes from the coding sequence ATGGACATCGGGCAAAGCCACGTTGCCATTGTCATCACTCCCAGCGCTACCGTTCGTGCCTTGCTCGAGATGGTACTCGAGCAGGAAGGATTCAAAGCCATCTTTTTTACCACCCCCCACGAAGCCCTGAGCCTGCTGCGCGAAAGCGTCCCCTCCTTGCTCATCCTCGATGAAGGCCTAAAGCCCGACGCCTTCTCGGTGTCCGGGCGACTCAAGATGAGCCGCCGCCTGCGTGAAGTGCCCATTCTGATTCTCGTAAGCGAGCAAGACGACCGCACCCGCATCACCGCCGAGCTCTCCAGGGTGGACCACGTCATTCCCAAACCCTTCGAGGGTCGCCAGCTTCGTTCGCTGTTGCGCTCGCTGCTGCGCTCCAATACGACCCAGGAAGCAGCGTCGGGGTAA
- a CDS encoding transglycosylase domain-containing protein has product MRRLWHWIKVLLLAGFVGGLGAGGYVAYMLTRDLPSLEAFENLRLSAISVLYDREGNAIATKASEEDGRAVSRTLIQLSDVSPAAVSAVVFSEDKRFFEHYGVDWIRLLGGLYYTFRGDLQGGSTITTQVVKNTLLRDIALERKGISGLERKLKEFPLAIELERRYSKQDILEVYLNVINWGGNATGIWAAANAYFGKDPSRLSLAEGAYLATLIPGPNSRYLDLKATRARMKTLLEAMAAEGWISQAEAEAAWKEPLVPRGWQAKYDGEGNLLSAKLVDPEARKLEELQVQGEPYFVLAVQNYIREKLGKSIPLSEGGLKIYTTLDPRMQRIAERAVAGGRYPVGSQAALAALNPDTGEVYALVGARPGTTGEFNRATQTLRSPGSAIKPFVYGTAIEAGWTQTTTVLDAPVSFRDPSQPGGVWRPKNFSGTFLNTSITIRYALDQSLNIPAIRTAEAIGVQRVGEKLRTAGFCVGRVDPKTKQCTFEPNLSNAIGGGVGISPLGMAAAYAAFVNGGYRVEPVLVRRIENAQGKVLFEAKPQRTLLFSPQVAAIVWDMLKGYVYDLGPRSLAKSAAIPGRVVGGKTGTSNDEVDLWFAGASPGLVAALWVGRDDNKPQRWRNGSAPSSSVVNPPIWAAFMEEALRGRPAGDFPQPPGLVAGKYDLISGAPSEQGKTMLFIGSNPRPQEQGQQGVGPREPTFAVPSTSSGGSFSPSGQTIVIDSATNCLAGPDTPPERILYLQVPPTQASRYRCG; this is encoded by the coding sequence ATGCGTAGGCTCTGGCACTGGATCAAGGTTTTGTTGCTGGCGGGTTTCGTGGGCGGCTTGGGTGCTGGGGGCTACGTGGCCTACATGCTCACGCGTGATCTGCCCAGCCTCGAGGCCTTTGAGAACCTGCGCCTATCGGCCATCAGCGTGCTCTACGACCGCGAGGGCAACGCCATCGCCACCAAGGCCTCGGAGGAGGACGGGCGGGCAGTGAGCCGTACGCTCATCCAGCTCTCCGACGTCTCCCCTGCCGCCGTGAGCGCGGTGGTCTTCTCCGAGGACAAGCGCTTTTTCGAGCACTATGGTGTGGACTGGATCCGCCTGCTGGGCGGCTTGTACTACACCTTCCGCGGCGACCTCCAAGGCGGTTCGACCATCACCACCCAGGTGGTGAAGAACACGCTGCTGCGGGACATCGCCCTCGAGCGCAAGGGTATCAGCGGCCTGGAGCGCAAGCTCAAGGAATTTCCCCTGGCCATCGAGCTCGAGCGCCGCTACTCCAAGCAGGACATCCTCGAAGTCTACCTCAACGTCATCAACTGGGGCGGCAACGCCACGGGCATCTGGGCGGCGGCCAACGCCTATTTCGGCAAGGATCCCTCACGGCTGAGCCTGGCCGAAGGAGCCTATCTCGCCACCTTGATCCCCGGCCCCAACTCGCGCTACTTAGACCTCAAGGCCACCAGGGCCCGCATGAAGACCCTGCTCGAGGCCATGGCAGCCGAGGGCTGGATCAGCCAGGCCGAAGCCGAAGCAGCCTGGAAAGAGCCCCTGGTTCCCCGTGGCTGGCAGGCCAAGTACGACGGTGAGGGCAACCTTCTAAGCGCCAAGCTGGTCGATCCCGAAGCCCGTAAGCTCGAGGAGTTGCAGGTTCAGGGCGAGCCTTACTTCGTGCTGGCGGTACAGAACTACATCCGCGAAAAGCTGGGCAAGAGCATCCCCCTGAGCGAGGGCGGGCTCAAGATCTACACCACCCTCGACCCGCGCATGCAGCGCATCGCCGAGCGAGCCGTCGCAGGCGGGCGTTACCCGGTGGGCTCGCAGGCTGCGCTGGCTGCCCTCAACCCCGACACCGGCGAAGTCTATGCGCTGGTGGGGGCCCGGCCCGGCACCACGGGTGAGTTCAACCGCGCCACCCAGACCCTGCGCAGCCCAGGCTCCGCGATCAAGCCCTTCGTTTACGGCACAGCTATCGAAGCGGGGTGGACCCAGACCACCACCGTGCTCGACGCCCCGGTGAGCTTCCGCGACCCCTCCCAACCGGGAGGCGTGTGGCGACCCAAGAACTTCTCGGGTACCTTCCTCAACACCTCGATCACCATCCGCTATGCGCTGGATCAGTCCCTCAACATCCCCGCCATCCGCACCGCCGAGGCCATCGGGGTGCAGCGGGTGGGGGAAAAGCTGCGCACGGCGGGGTTTTGCGTGGGCCGGGTAGACCCCAAGACCAAGCAGTGTACTTTTGAACCCAACCTCTCCAACGCCATCGGTGGGGGGGTGGGAATCAGCCCATTGGGCATGGCCGCCGCCTACGCCGCCTTCGTCAACGGCGGCTACCGCGTCGAGCCGGTGCTGGTGCGCCGCATCGAGAACGCCCAGGGCAAGGTGCTGTTCGAGGCCAAGCCGCAGCGCACGCTGCTCTTCAGCCCCCAGGTGGCGGCCATCGTGTGGGATATGCTCAAGGGCTACGTCTACGACCTGGGGCCCCGCAGCCTGGCCAAAAGTGCGGCGATCCCAGGACGGGTGGTCGGGGGAAAGACCGGTACCTCCAACGACGAAGTAGACCTGTGGTTCGCCGGGGCCAGTCCGGGCCTGGTGGCCGCGCTGTGGGTGGGTCGTGACGACAACAAGCCCCAGCGCTGGCGCAACGGCAGCGCCCCCAGCAGCTCCGTCGTCAACCCCCCCATCTGGGCCGCGTTCATGGAAGAGGCCCTGCGCGGGCGACCGGCGGGGGATTTCCCCCAGCCGCCGGGGCTGGTGGCCGGGAAATACGACCTCATCTCGGGTGCCCCCAGCGAGCAGGGCAAGACCATGCTGTTCATCGGCTCCAACCCCCGCCCCCAGGAGCAGGGGCAGCAGGGAGTAGGGCCTCGAGAACCCACCTTCGCAGTGCCCAGCACCAGCAGCGGCGGCTCCTTCAGTCCCTCGGGCCAGACCATCGTCATCGACTCGGCCACCAACTGCCTCGCCGGGCCCGATACCCCCCCTGAGCGCATCCTCTACCTCCAGGTGCCCCCCACTCAGGCATCACGCTACCGGTGCGGCTGA
- the topA gene encoding type I DNA topoisomerase, translating into MPGSTLVIVESPAKAKSIAKMLGQGFEVRASKGHVADLPERDLGVDVEADFAPQYEIKKDKKPVVDELKRAAKGKRVLIATDPDREGEAIGWHVARLLELDQSAPLRVEFHEITPKVVREAVAKPRPIDQALVDAQQARRVLDRLVGYKLSPVLSMEFRRRALSAGRVQSVALRLLVEREQEIEAFVPQEYWTLEANFESEAARFKAQLYSVDGERLQAGDKFLITDEVKAQSVARRARAVERYAITKVERKERRRSPAPPFTTSTLQQAASGRLGWTASRTMRVAQRLYEGVDLPEGTVGLITYMRTDSVRVSQEALNEVRKVIPKEFGPGYLPEKPNFYATKKANAQDAHEAIRPTYPSRTPSSLRAHLSDEEYRLYELIWRRFVASQMVPAIFDQTTVTVEGGGLNFRAVGSVLKFEGFLKAWGREEGEGADEAENILPALREGAEARLLELATEQHFTEPPPRYTDASLIKTLEEMGIGRPSTYAPTLETLEKRAYLERQGKSLRPTQLGRDVVGYLLKSFPGVVAYEFTARMEERLDAVEDGKAQWPKVVREFYEPFLEEFARVPQKTCPKCGRPMELKVSRFGQFLGCTGYPECKYTEPLVQKREAEPIGETCPKCGQHELVRKYGRYGSFIACTGYPGCDYTRDESPSTGLECPKCHAGEVVQKISKRGKPYYRCNNKGCDFLVFDALADTLCPVCGWNELKRKRGGCANPSCERYAYPDLDREKPARSTARGKAKAPAKKAASKPRGKTAGKPATWADLEPFLGAVSSPDAEVARRIEEHKQSVAEVARALGLSEADVQAAHKRAMFKLRMAYGRARKEAVSA; encoded by the coding sequence ATGCCAGGTTCGACGCTGGTCATCGTGGAGTCGCCCGCCAAGGCCAAGAGTATCGCCAAGATGCTGGGGCAGGGCTTCGAAGTTCGGGCCAGCAAAGGACACGTGGCCGATCTTCCCGAGCGCGATCTAGGCGTGGACGTCGAGGCCGACTTCGCGCCGCAGTACGAGATAAAAAAGGACAAGAAGCCGGTAGTAGACGAGCTCAAGCGAGCTGCGAAGGGTAAGAGGGTGCTCATCGCCACCGACCCCGACCGCGAGGGCGAGGCCATCGGCTGGCACGTGGCGCGGCTGCTCGAGCTCGACCAGAGCGCCCCTTTGCGCGTGGAGTTCCACGAGATCACCCCCAAAGTGGTGCGCGAAGCCGTCGCCAAACCGCGCCCCATCGACCAGGCTCTGGTCGATGCCCAGCAGGCCCGCCGGGTGCTCGACCGGCTGGTGGGCTATAAGCTCTCCCCCGTGCTGAGCATGGAGTTCCGCCGCAGGGCGCTCTCGGCGGGGCGGGTGCAGTCGGTGGCCCTGCGGCTGTTGGTAGAGCGCGAGCAAGAGATCGAGGCCTTCGTGCCTCAGGAGTACTGGACCCTCGAGGCCAACTTCGAGAGCGAGGCCGCCCGCTTCAAGGCCCAGCTCTACAGCGTCGACGGCGAGCGCCTGCAGGCGGGCGACAAATTCCTTATCACCGACGAGGTCAAAGCCCAATCCGTCGCCCGGCGGGCTCGAGCGGTAGAACGCTACGCCATCACCAAGGTCGAGCGTAAGGAACGCCGCCGCTCGCCTGCCCCCCCCTTCACCACCTCGACTTTGCAGCAAGCCGCCAGTGGGCGCTTAGGCTGGACTGCCTCGCGCACCATGCGCGTCGCCCAGCGGCTGTACGAGGGCGTGGACCTGCCCGAGGGCACGGTGGGCCTGATCACCTACATGCGCACCGACTCGGTGCGGGTCTCGCAGGAAGCCCTCAATGAGGTGCGCAAGGTGATCCCAAAGGAGTTCGGGCCCGGCTACCTCCCCGAAAAGCCCAACTTCTACGCCACCAAGAAGGCGAACGCGCAGGACGCGCACGAGGCCATCCGACCCACCTACCCCTCGCGCACCCCAAGCAGCCTCCGGGCGCACCTGAGCGACGAGGAGTACAGGCTCTACGAGCTGATCTGGCGCCGTTTCGTGGCCAGCCAGATGGTCCCCGCCATCTTCGACCAGACCACCGTGACGGTGGAGGGTGGAGGGCTCAACTTCCGCGCGGTGGGATCGGTCTTGAAGTTCGAGGGTTTCCTCAAAGCCTGGGGTCGCGAGGAGGGCGAAGGGGCGGATGAGGCCGAGAACATCCTGCCCGCCTTGCGCGAGGGAGCCGAGGCCAGATTGCTGGAGCTCGCCACCGAGCAGCACTTCACCGAGCCCCCACCCCGCTACACCGACGCCTCGCTCATCAAGACCCTCGAGGAGATGGGTATCGGGCGGCCCAGCACCTACGCCCCCACCCTCGAGACCCTGGAAAAGCGGGCCTACCTCGAGCGCCAGGGCAAGAGCCTGCGCCCTACCCAGCTTGGCCGCGACGTGGTGGGCTATCTGCTCAAAAGCTTCCCCGGCGTGGTGGCCTACGAGTTCACCGCCCGCATGGAAGAGCGCCTCGACGCGGTGGAAGATGGCAAAGCCCAGTGGCCCAAGGTGGTGCGGGAGTTCTACGAACCCTTCCTCGAGGAGTTCGCCCGGGTGCCGCAGAAGACCTGCCCCAAGTGCGGGCGACCCATGGAACTCAAGGTCAGCCGCTTCGGGCAGTTTTTGGGCTGCACCGGCTACCCCGAGTGCAAGTACACCGAGCCGCTGGTGCAAAAGCGCGAGGCCGAACCCATCGGGGAAACCTGCCCCAAGTGCGGCCAGCACGAGCTGGTGCGCAAGTATGGGCGCTACGGCAGCTTCATCGCCTGCACCGGCTACCCCGGTTGCGACTACACCCGCGACGAGTCCCCCTCCACCGGCCTGGAGTGCCCCAAGTGTCACGCCGGTGAGGTGGTGCAGAAGATCTCCAAGCGCGGCAAGCCCTACTACCGCTGCAACAACAAGGGCTGCGACTTCCTGGTCTTCGACGCCCTAGCCGACACCCTGTGCCCGGTGTGCGGTTGGAACGAGCTCAAGCGCAAGCGCGGCGGCTGCGCCAACCCGAGCTGTGAGCGCTACGCCTACCCCGACTTGGACAGGGAAAAGCCCGCCCGAAGCACGGCCAGGGGCAAAGCCAAGGCTCCGGCCAAAAAGGCGGCCAGCAAGCCCAGGGGCAAGACGGCGGGAAAGCCCGCCACCTGGGCCGACCTCGAGCCCTTCCTGGGAGCGGTCTCGAGCCCCGACGCCGAGGTCGCCCGACGTATCGAGGAGCACAAGCAGAGCGTAGCAGAGGTGGCCCGCGCCCTGGGCCTCTCTGAAGCCGACGTTCAAGCCGCCCACAAGCGCGCCATGTTCAAGCTGCGCATGGCCTATGGGCGGGCCAGGAAAGAGGCCGTGAGCGCCTGA